The following are encoded in a window of Manihot esculenta cultivar AM560-2 chromosome 8, M.esculenta_v8, whole genome shotgun sequence genomic DNA:
- the LOC110620182 gene encoding uncharacterized protein LOC110620182, which yields MPSAVVAGSSSSSCSATFTRSNPIKTPPTSSTKPILSSPFQRTAFQGLSLQDAKRGSSEIFLAEKKSSFTNARRGLQITARTAGASKSIEVEVDKPLGLTLGQKSGGGVVITAVDGGGNAARAGLKAGDQVLYTSSFFGDELWPADKLGFTKTAIQAKPDSVYFVVSRGAEVDVKKLTKRPAPPRFGRKLTEAQKARATHICLDCGYIYTAQKPFDEQPDTYACPQCIAPKKRFARYDVNTGRAIGGGLPPIGVIIGLVAGLGAVGALLVYGLQ from the exons ATGCCATCGGCTGTGGTTgcaggctcttcttcttcttcttgctctGCCACCTTCACCAGGAGCAACCCCATCAAAACCCCTCCAACATCATCCACAAAACCAATACTATCTTCTCCATTCCAG AGGACTGCTTTTCAAGGGCTATCACTTCAAGATGCCAAAAGGGGTTCCTCAGAAATCTTCCTAGCTGAAAAGAAGAGTAGTTTCACCAATGCAAGAAGAGGGCTTCAGATTACTGCAAGAACAGCTGGAGCTTCAAAGAGTATTGAGGTTGAAGTTGACAAGCCACTAGGCCTCACTTTGGGTCAAAAGAGTGGTGGTGGAGTGGTCATCACA GCTGTAGATGGAGGTGGGAATGCAGCTAGAGCAGGATTGAAAGCAGGGGATCAAGTTCTGTACACTAGCAGTTTCTTTGGGGATGAACTTTGGCCAGCTGATAAGCTTGGATTCACTAAAACTGCCATCCAAGCAAAACCAGACTCAGTCTACTTTGTTGTTAGCAG AGGTGCAGAAGTAGATGTTAAGAAACTAACAAAGCGTCCAGCTCCTCCTCGCTTCGGAAGGAAGCTGACTGAGGCTCAGAAG GCTAGAGCTACTCACATATGCCTCGACTGTGGATACATTTACACTGCTCAGAAACCTTTTGATGAGCAG cCGGATACATATGCATGCCCACAATGTATAGCACCAAAAAAGAGGTTTGCAAGATATGATGTGAATACTGGGAGAGCAATAGGAGGTGGTTTGCCTCCAATTGGGGTCATTATTGGGCTGGTGGCTGGGCTAGGTGCAGTTGGTGCATTGCTTGTCTATGGTCTTCAATGA
- the LOC110620515 gene encoding late embryogenesis abundant protein At5g17165 → MAANSKSTQGIASLGKRVFTEIWTGNYSASRSAPALTAARSAIHTSVYDKNIDDQVRPSVVPDDVIQQHSNKYWAPHPQTGVFGPATDSHLAAGGEGGFSTSTAKNSVLEETAWFRPTSLEDLEKPNHA, encoded by the exons ATGGCCGCCAATTCGAAGAGTACTCAAGGGATCGCCAGCTTGGGAAAGCGAGTTTTCACCGAGATCTGGACCGGTAACTACTCAGCATCTCGCTCTGCTCCTGCTCTCACTGCGGCCAG GAGCGCAATACACACATCCGTTTACGACAAGAACATTGATGATCAGGTTCGGCCAAGTGTGGTCCCAGACGATGTGATTCAGCAGCATTCCAATAAATATTGGGCACCACATCCACAAACTGGTGTCTTTGGGCCTGCCACCGACTCTCACTTGGCGGCAGGCGGAGAGGGTGGCTTCTCTACCTCAACTGCTAAAAACTCAGTTTTGGAGGAAACGGCCTGGTTCCGCCCCACTAGCCTTGAGGACTTAGAGAAGCCGAACCACGCATGA
- the LOC110620517 gene encoding pentatricopeptide repeat-containing protein At5g42310, chloroplastic isoform X1 yields MRQSWDMKVQPNFCPTPPSLPSIHGMSPLFLVCSSRLKGSLKYFSGPCSVMRNNDVKEVIAMKNNNSVAMPTKESASGEELSAESYNYCICDTCKVGNIDDAMTLLAQMESLGCRPNYSSYTSLIEALLNVGRTLEADALFQEMVCFGLKPRLRLYNIMLRGLLKKGLLGLADRVLKMMEELGVSRNQETYEILLDYNVNAGRLEDTWSLINEMKVKGFQLNSFVYSKVIGLYRDNGMWKKAIGIIEEIREMGIPVDKHIYNSIIDTFGKYGELEEALEVFSEMQQQGIRPDIVTWNYLIHWHCKSGKLSKALHLLAKMQEKGFYPDPKIFITIIGGLAEQGKWDTIKENFEIMKSWGHKESGAIYAILVDIYGQYGKFQDAEECISALMSEGIRPSASMFCVLANAYAQQGLCDQTVKVLQLMEAEGIEPNLVMLNVLINAFGVAGKHMEALSIYHLMKENGISPDVVTYSTLMKAFIRARKFDKVPQIYNEMESSGCTPDRKAREILQTALIVLERRHCKSDISGESRLMLLN; encoded by the exons ATGCGGCAGTCCTG GGACATGAAGGTGCAGCCCAATTTCTGTCCCACACCACCTTCTTTGCCCTCCATTCATGGCATGTctcctttatttttggtttgctCAAGTCGCCTCAAAGGCAGCCTGAAGTATTTTAGTGGTCCGTGTAGTGTTATGCGAAACAATGATGTGAAGGAGGTAATAGCAATGAAGAATAATAATTCTGTTGCTATGCCAACGAAAGAGTCTGCAAGTGGAGAAGAACTCTCTGCTGAATCATACAACTACTGTATTTGTGACACTTGCAAAGTTGGGAATATTGATGATGCCATGACTCTTCTTGCTCAAATGGAGTCTCTGGGTTGTCGTCCTAATTACTCATCGTACACTTCTTTGATTGAAGCTCTGTTAAATGTGGGCAGGACTTTGGAAGCTGATGCTTTATTTCAAGAGATGGTATGTTTTGGGTTGAAGCCAAGACTAAGATTGTACAACATAATGCTTAGGGGGCTTTTGAAGAAAGGACTCTTAGGGCTTGCAGATAGGGTATTAAAGATGATGGAAGAATTGGGTGTTTCTAGAAATCAAGAAACTTATGAGATCCTTTTGGATTACAATGTCAATGCTGGGCGGTTAGAAGATACTTGGTCCTTAATCAATGAAATGAAGGTGAAGGGTTTTCAGCTCAATTCATTTGTCTACAGTAAGGTTATTGGTCTTTATAGAGATAATGGGATGTGGAAGAAAGCAATAGGCATCATTGAAGAGATCAGGGAGATGGGGATTCCAGTTGACAAGCATATTTATAACAGCATTATTGATACCTTTGGTAAGTATGGTGAGCTGGAAGAAGCCTTGGAAGTGTTTTCAGAAATGCAACAACAGGGTATAAGGCCTGATATCGTGACCTGGAATTATTTAATCCACTGGCATTGCAAATCTGGAAAGCTCAGTAAAGCTCTTCATTTGTTAGCTAAGATGCAGGAAAAAGGGTTTTATCCTGATCCTAAGATCTTTATCACCATCATAGGTGGCTTGGCAGAGCAGGGAAAGTGGGACACTATAAAGGAAAACTTTGAGATTATGAAATCATGGGGGCATAAAGAAAGCGGGGCCATTTATGCTATCCTTGTTGATATTTACGGGCAATATGGTAAATTTCAGGATGCTGAAGAGTGCATATCTGCTTTAATGTCAGAAGGCATTCGACCTTCAGCTAGCATGTTTTGCGTGTTAGCAAATGCTTATGCTCAGCAG GGATTATGTGACCAGACAGTGAAGGTGCTTCAGCTTATGGAAGCAGAAGGAATTGAACCAAATCTCGTAATGCTGAATGTATTGATCAATGCTTTTGGTGTTGCTGGGAAGCATATGGAGGCATTATCTATTTATCACCTTATGAAAGAAAAT gGTATAAGTCCTGATGTGGTTACATATAGTACACTTATGAAGGCCTTTATTCGAGCGAGGAAGTTTGATAAG GTTCCTCAAATATATAATGAGATGGAGTCTTCTGGATGCACTCCTGACAGAAAGGCTAGAGAGATATTACAGACTGCACTAATCGTCCTTGAACGGCGGCACTGCAAGTCTGATATTTCTGGG GAATCCAGATTGATGTTGCTGAACTGA
- the LOC110620517 gene encoding pentatricopeptide repeat-containing protein At5g42310, chloroplastic isoform X2, with amino-acid sequence MRQSWDMKVQPNFCPTPPSLPSIHGMSPLFLVCSSRLKGSLKYFSGPCSVMRNNDVKEVIAMKNNNSVAMPTKESASGEELSAESYNYCICDTCKVGNIDDAMTLLAQMESLGCRPNYSSYTSLIEALLNVGRTLEADALFQEMVCFGLKPRLRLYNIMLRGLLKKGLLGLADRVLKMMEELGVSRNQETYEILLDYNVNAGRLEDTWSLINEMKVKGFQLNSFVYSKVIGLYRDNGMWKKAIGIIEEIREMGIPVDKHIYNSIIDTFGKYGELEEALEVFSEMQQQGIRPDIVTWNYLIHWHCKSGKLSKALHLLAKMQEKGFYPDPKIFITIIGGLAEQGKWDTIKENFEIMKSWGHKESGAIYAILVDIYGQYGKFQDAEECISALMSEGIRPSASMFCVLANAYAQQGLCDQTVKVLQLMEAEGIEPNLVMLNVLINAFGVAGKHMEALSIYHLMKENGISPDVVTYSTLMKAFIRARKFDKVPQIYNEMESSGCTPDRKAREILQTALIVLERRHCKNPD; translated from the exons ATGCGGCAGTCCTG GGACATGAAGGTGCAGCCCAATTTCTGTCCCACACCACCTTCTTTGCCCTCCATTCATGGCATGTctcctttatttttggtttgctCAAGTCGCCTCAAAGGCAGCCTGAAGTATTTTAGTGGTCCGTGTAGTGTTATGCGAAACAATGATGTGAAGGAGGTAATAGCAATGAAGAATAATAATTCTGTTGCTATGCCAACGAAAGAGTCTGCAAGTGGAGAAGAACTCTCTGCTGAATCATACAACTACTGTATTTGTGACACTTGCAAAGTTGGGAATATTGATGATGCCATGACTCTTCTTGCTCAAATGGAGTCTCTGGGTTGTCGTCCTAATTACTCATCGTACACTTCTTTGATTGAAGCTCTGTTAAATGTGGGCAGGACTTTGGAAGCTGATGCTTTATTTCAAGAGATGGTATGTTTTGGGTTGAAGCCAAGACTAAGATTGTACAACATAATGCTTAGGGGGCTTTTGAAGAAAGGACTCTTAGGGCTTGCAGATAGGGTATTAAAGATGATGGAAGAATTGGGTGTTTCTAGAAATCAAGAAACTTATGAGATCCTTTTGGATTACAATGTCAATGCTGGGCGGTTAGAAGATACTTGGTCCTTAATCAATGAAATGAAGGTGAAGGGTTTTCAGCTCAATTCATTTGTCTACAGTAAGGTTATTGGTCTTTATAGAGATAATGGGATGTGGAAGAAAGCAATAGGCATCATTGAAGAGATCAGGGAGATGGGGATTCCAGTTGACAAGCATATTTATAACAGCATTATTGATACCTTTGGTAAGTATGGTGAGCTGGAAGAAGCCTTGGAAGTGTTTTCAGAAATGCAACAACAGGGTATAAGGCCTGATATCGTGACCTGGAATTATTTAATCCACTGGCATTGCAAATCTGGAAAGCTCAGTAAAGCTCTTCATTTGTTAGCTAAGATGCAGGAAAAAGGGTTTTATCCTGATCCTAAGATCTTTATCACCATCATAGGTGGCTTGGCAGAGCAGGGAAAGTGGGACACTATAAAGGAAAACTTTGAGATTATGAAATCATGGGGGCATAAAGAAAGCGGGGCCATTTATGCTATCCTTGTTGATATTTACGGGCAATATGGTAAATTTCAGGATGCTGAAGAGTGCATATCTGCTTTAATGTCAGAAGGCATTCGACCTTCAGCTAGCATGTTTTGCGTGTTAGCAAATGCTTATGCTCAGCAG GGATTATGTGACCAGACAGTGAAGGTGCTTCAGCTTATGGAAGCAGAAGGAATTGAACCAAATCTCGTAATGCTGAATGTATTGATCAATGCTTTTGGTGTTGCTGGGAAGCATATGGAGGCATTATCTATTTATCACCTTATGAAAGAAAAT gGTATAAGTCCTGATGTGGTTACATATAGTACACTTATGAAGGCCTTTATTCGAGCGAGGAAGTTTGATAAG GTTCCTCAAATATATAATGAGATGGAGTCTTCTGGATGCACTCCTGACAGAAAGGCTAGAGAGATATTACAGACTGCACTAATCGTCCTTGAACGGCGGCACTGCAA GAATCCAGATTGA
- the LOC110620516 gene encoding pentatricopeptide repeat-containing protein At3g18110, chloroplastic, whose translation MACTGVLAFVSPPSKVCKTTTSLPCSLHHSPSTTCAASTNEQQLDISETTTNARQKFSYSRASPSVRWPNLKLSETYPSPNTLFNAPSPPPTHLVDEMPESKGEDGTRNVGSAESLEVDDETQERLGRRSRTRVKKMNKLALKRAKDWRERVKFCTDRILGLKPDQFVADVLDDRKVQMTPTDFCFVVKWVGQENWQRALEVYEWLNLRHWYSPNARMLATILAVLGKANQEALAVEIFARAEASVGNTVQVYNSMMGVYARTGRFNKVQELLDLMRERECEPDLVSFNTLINARLKAGAMMPNVAMELLNEVRRSGLRPDTITYNTLISACSRESNLKEAMKVFDAMEAQRCQPDLWTYNAMISVYGRCGLSGKAEQLFKELESKGFYPDAVTYNSLLYAFAREGNVDKVKEVCEEMVNMGFSKDEMTYNTIIHMYGKQGQHDLALQLYNDMKLSGRTPDAITYTVLIDSLGKANKMAEAASVMSGMLDTGVKPTLRTYSALICGYAKAGKRVEAEETFDCMVKSGIRPDQLAYSVMLDIFLRFNEEKKAMMLYKEMVRDGITPDPTVYGVMLQNLGRENKVEDIERVIRDMEEIKGMNPQSIASILVKGECYDSAAKMLRLAIGGNCEIDHENLLSILSSFSSSGRHSEALDLLKFFKEHAPRSNKLVTEASIVTLCKAKQLDAALKEYNSMREFGWFSGSCTIYESLIQSCEENELTAEASQIFCDMRFNGVKPSDSLYQRMVLLYCEMCFPETAHYLIDLAEIEGIPFDNISIHVAIIETYGNLKLWQKAESLVGNLRQRCMTVDRKVWNALIQAYAASGCYERARAVFNTMMRDGPSPTVDSINGLLQALIVDGRLEELYVVIQELQDLGFKISKSSILLMLDAFARAGNIFEVKKIYHGMKAAGYFPTMHLYRIMIGLLCRGKRVRDVEAMVSEMEEAGFRPDLSIWNSMLRLYTGIDDFRKTTQIYQRIKQDGLEPDEDTYNTLIIMYCRDHRPEEGLSLMHEMRRVGLEPKLDTYKSLIAAFGKQQLVVQAEELFEELRSKGSKLDRSFYHIMMKIFRNSGNHSKAEKLLSMMKDAGVEPTIATMHLLMVSYGSSGQPQEAEKVLTNLKESGLDLSTLPYSSVIDAYLKNGDYNVGIQKLMEMKKEGVEPDHRIWTCFVRAASLSQHTHEAIILLNALQDSGFDLPIRLLKERSESLVSEVDQCLEMLEDMEDNAAFNFVNALEDLLWAFELRATASWVFQLAVKRSIYSHDVFRVADQDWGADFRKLSGGAALVSLTLWLDHMQDASLQGYPASPKSVVLITGTAEYNMVSLDKTLKACLWEMGSPFLPCKTRSGLLIAKAHSLRMWLKDSPFCLDLELKDSPSLPESNSMQLIEGCFIRRGLVPAFKEITEKLGFVRPKKFAKLALLSDDRRGKAIEADIQGRKEKLEKVKNKVELWRKKKIRKLRKRKPIQRVVPSNPKEIKIDYQTVK comes from the exons ATGGCTTGCACTGGAGTGCTGGCCTTCGTCTCACCACCTTCCAAGGTATGCAAAACCACCACCTCTCTTCCTTGCTCTCTACATCATTCTCCTTCTACTACTTGTGCTGCTTCAACGAATGAGCAGCAACTAGATATTTCTGAAACCACTACTAATGCACGGCAGAAGTTTAGCTATAGCAGAGCTTCACCATCGGTCAGATGGCCCAATCTCAAGCTTTCCGAGACTTACCCTTCTCCTAATACCCTTTTCAATGCTCCTTCCCCACCACCTACCCATTTGGTTGATGAAATGCCCGAATCGAAGGGCGAAGATGGGACCCGGAATGTGGGTTCTGCTGAGTCTTTGGAAGTGGATGATGAAACCCAGGAAAGATTGGGGAGGAGGAGTAGAACTAGGGTTAAAAAAATGAACAAATTGGCCCTCAAGAGGGCCAAGGATTGGAGGGAAAGAGTGAAATTTTGTACTGATAGGATCCTAGGATTGAAACCAGACCAGTTTGTGGCTGATGTATTGGATGATAGGAAGGTGCAGATGACACCTACTGATTTTTGCTTTGTTGTGAAGTGGGTAGGCCAGGAAAACTGGCAACGCGCTTTGGAGGTGTACGAGTGGTTGAATTTGCGCCACTGGTATTCCCCTAATGCCAGGATGCTTGCCACTATTTTGGCTGTGTTGGGAAAGGCCAATCAAGAGGCCTTGGCTGTAGAAATATTTGCAAGAGCAGAGGCCTCTGTTGGTAATACTGTGCAAGTTTATAATTCCATGATGGGTGTGTATGCACGGACTGGTAGGTTCAATAAGGTTCAAGAACTGCTTGATCTGATGCGTGAGAGAGAATGTGAACCAGACCTTGTTAGTTTCAATACTTTGATAAATGCTCGATTAAAGGCAGGTGCAATGATGCCAAATGTGGCTATGGAGTTATTAAATGAGGTTAGGAGGTCAGGGCTTAGGCCAGATACAATCACATACAATACTCTTATTAGTGCTTGTTCACGTGAATCAAATTTGAAGGAGGCCATGAAGGTTTTTGATGCTATGGAGGCACAGCGTTGTCAACCTGATCTATGGACTTACAATGCTATGATTTCAGTGTATGGAAGGTGTGGGTTATCTGGCAAAGCAGAGCAGCTTTTTAAGGAATTGGAGTCAAAAGGGTTTTACCCAGATGCAGTGACATATAACTCTTTGTTGTATGCTTTTGCGAGAGAAGGTAATGTGGACAAGGTAAAAGAGGTTTGTGAGGAAATGGTGAATATGGGGTTTAGCAAAGATGAAATGACATATAATACTATTATACACATGTACGGAAAGCAGGGTCAGCATGATCTAGCATTGCAGCTTTATAATGACATGAAGTTGTCAGGTAGAACTCCTGATGCAATTACATATACTGTCTTGATTGATTCACTTGGGAAGGCAAATAAGATGGCAGAGGCTGCAAGTGTGATGTCAGGGATGTTGGACACAGGGGTTAAACCTACTTTAAGGACTTATAGCGCTTTGATTTGTGGGTATGCTAAGGCTGGTAAAAGAGTGGAGGCTGAAGAGACATTTGATTGCATGGTGAAGTCTGGAATTAGACCCGATCAACTAGCATACTCAGTTATGCTGGATATCTTCTTGAGGTTTAATGAGGAAAAGAAGGCAATGATGTTGTACAAGGAAATGGTTCGTGATGGTATCACTCCAGATCCTACTGTTTATGGGGTGATGCTTCAAAATCTTGGAAGAGAAAATAAAGTGGAGGATATTGAAAGAGTAATTAGAGATATGGAAGAAATAAAGGGTATGAATCCACAATCTATTGCTTCTATTCTTGTCAAGGGTGAATGCTATGATTCTGCTGCAAAAATGCTGAGGCTGGCAATTGGTGGCAACTGTGAGATTGACCATGAGAATTTGCTGTCCATTTTGAGTTCTTTTAGTTCATCTGGGAGGCACTCTGAAGCACTTGACTTGCTTAAATTCTTTAAAGAACATGCTCCCAGATCCAACAaactggtaactgaagcttcaATAGTTACACTTTGCAAGGCTAAGCAGTTAGATGCGGCTTTAAAGGAGTATAATAGCATGAGGGAGTTTGGCTGGTTTTCTGGGAGTTGTACCATTTACGAGTCCTTGATTCAGTCCTGTGAAGAAAATGAACTCACTGCTGAAGCTTCTCAGATTTTTTGTGACATGAGATTCAATGGTGTTAAACCTTCTGATTCTCTCTACCAAAGAATGGTGCTCTTATACTGTGAAATGTGTTTCCCTGAAACAGCTCATTATTTGATTGACTTGGCAGAAATAGAAGGTATACCTTTTGATAATATCTCTATTCATGTTGCTATAATCGAGACATATGGAAATTTGAAGTTGTGGCAGAAAGCAGAAAGCCTGGTGGGGAATCTTAGACAAAGATGTATGACTGTGGATCGGAAGGTCTGGAATGCTCTAATACAAGCTTATGCAGCAAGTGGCTGTTATGAACGAGCCAGGGCTGTTTTTAATACAATGATGAGAGATGGTCCTTCCCCAACTGTAGATTCCATTAATGGTCTTTTGCAAGCTTTGATTGTTGATGGAAGATTGGAAGAGCTTTATGTGGTAATCCAGGAGTTGCAAGATTTGGGTTTTAAAATCAGCAAAAGTTCTATTCTTTTGATGCTTGATGCATTTGCAAGGGCAGGAAATATATTTGAAGTGAAGAAAATATACCATGGAATGAAGGCTGCAGGTTATTTCCCCACCATGCATCTTTATAGGATAATGATTGGGTTGTTATGCAGGGGAAAACGAGTAAGAGATGTTGAAGCCATGGTTTCTGAGATGGAAGAAGCAGGATTCAGGCCTGATCTTTCAATATGGAACTCCATGCTCAGATTATACACTGGAATTGATGATTTTAGGAAGACAACTCAAATTTACCAGCGGATTAAACAAGATGGACTTGAACCAGATGAGGACACTTACAACACATTGATTATAATGTATTGCAGAGACCATAGACCAGAGGAAGGGCTTTCACTGATGCACGAAATGAGAAGGGTTGGATTGGAGCCCAAATTGGATACTTACAAAAGTTTGATTGCAGCATTTGGTAAGCAGCAATTGGTTGTGCAAGCAGAGGAACTTTTTGAAGAGTTACGATCAAAAGGATCTAAACTGGATCGCTCTTTTTATCATATTATGATGAAAATATTTAGAAATTCTGGAAACCACTCCAAAGCTGAAAAGCTGTTGAGCATGATGAAGGATGCAGGTGTAGAACCCACTATTGCCACAATGCATTTACTCATGGTGTCCTATGGCAGCTCTGGACAACCCCAGGAAGCTGAAAAAGTGCTCACTAATTTGAAAGAATCAGGTTTAGATCTCAGTACACTACCATATAGTTCTGTTATTGATGCTTATCTCAAAAATGGAGATTATAATGTTGGAATTCAGAAGCTCAtggagatgaagaaagaaggtGTGGAGCCAGATCATAGAATATGGACATGCTTTGTTAGAGCTGCTAGTTTGTCACAGCACACACATGAAGCCATTATCCTTCTAAATGCTCTGCAAGATTCTGGCTTTGATCTTCCAATCAG GCTTCTAAAAGAAAGATCTGAGTCACTAGTTTCAGAGGTCGATCAATGTCTTGAGATGCTTGAAGACATGGAAGATAATGCAGCCTTCAACTTTGTTAATGCCTTGGAGGATTTGCTGTGGGCCTTTGAACTTCGAGCCACTGCTTCATGGGTTTTCCAATTGGCAGTTAAGAGGAGCATCTATAGCCATGATGTGTTCAG GGTCGCTGACCAAGATTGGGGGGCTGATTTTAGAAAGTTGTCAGGTGGTGCAGCTCTTGTTAGTCTTACTTTGTGGCTTGACCACATGCAG GATGCTTCTTTACAAGGTTATCCAGCATCTCCTAAGTCAGTTGTGCTGATAACTGGAACAGCTGAATACAACATGGTTTCACTTGATAAAACTTTGAAGGCATGCCTTTGGGAGATGGGATCTCCATTTCTTCCCTGCAAAACACGAAGTGGACTGCTTATAGCTAAGGCACACTCTCTCAGAATGTGGTTGAAGGACTCCCCATTCTGTTTGGACCTTGAGTTGAAAGATAGTCCGTCTCTTCCTGAATCAAACTCAATGCAGCTTATTGAGGGATGTTTCATACGGCGTGGCCTTGTTCCTGCCTTTAAGGAGATAACCGAGAAACTTGGATTTGTGAGGCCAAAAAAGTTTGCAAAATTGGCTTTACTGTCAGATGACAGAAGAGGGAAGGCAATTGAAGCTGATATACAGGGTCGGAAAGAAAAGTTGGAAAAGGTTAAGAATAAGGTTgagctttggaggaaaaagaAGATAAGGAAGCTAAGAAAGAGAAAACCTATTCAGCGAGTTGTGCCGTCAAATCCTAAGGAGATAAAAATAGATTACCAAACTGTGAAGTAG